The sequence GGGATTCTAACTAAGCCAAAGTTCCCGGAGGTCAAGAGTACGTTACTGGGAGTGGTTGCTTGGCTCCGTGCCCACAGCATCGAAGTCCTGCTCGATACAACATCTGCCGCATTATTGGACGAAGCAGGGGGAATGCCGAAGCTTCAACTGGCTGAGAAAGCCGATGTTCTTTTGGTCCTAGGTGGGGATGGAACCATCCTGGGTGCTGCACGGCTGGCAGCGGAACGCGGTATCCCTATTCTCGGCGTCAATATGGGCGGTCTCGGTTTTTTGACAGAAGTCCGGCTTGACAATCTGTACCCCTCGCTCGAGCGAGTCTTTGCTAACGATTTTGTGTTGGATGAGCGACTCATGCTGGCAACACATATTTACCGACACGAAGAAACTGTCGCCCGCGGGATTGTCCTGAATGACGTTGTGATCAGCAAAGGCACTCTAGCCCGTATGATCGACTTGCAAGTCGCAATCGGTGGTCAATTCGTGACGAACCTCAGAGGTGACGGTCTCATCATCGGAACACCCACGGGGTCTACCGCCTACTCACTCTCTGCCGGTGGTCCCATCATGAATCCAGGCGTGCAAGCCCTGATGTTATCGCCGATCTGTCCCCACACCTTGACCCATCGCCCACTCATCGTGCCGGGCAATGTTGTCATTGAAGTCACTTTAACGAGTCATGATGAAGGGTCGATGGCGACACTCGATGGCCAAGTCGGAGTTCCCATCGGACAGGGCGATAAAACGGTCATCCAGGCGTCAGACTGTCGGACCAGACTGATTCGTTTTCCGGAAAGCCACTACTATGAAGTATTGAGAGGTAAACTGAAATGGGGGCACGGATAAAGCCAGCCAGCTCCACTACGACACCCTTCCCTGTTCGATGCGCGCAAGCATGTCCTGGTTTGCCGTAAATTTGAATTCCCCGATACAGTCTGTTTTTTCCGTGAACGAACGCTCTGCCACTTCAAGCGCCCGTAGCCCGCTCACGTCAACAGGACGACTCTGTCGTTTTCTGAGAAGCGAATGTAACTGATCGAGCACGGTACTGGCGTCACCACTACTGTTCTTGGTCGCCAGATAGCGCTCCACTACTTCTGCACACCAATCTCCGTCACGCTTTGCCACGCCGACAAGGCCTTCGCTGGCTTTCCGCGCCCAGCCGGCTAGAAAGACACCATCCATAATTGTTCCGACCGTCTCATCGTAGGCTTGAAAAAGCGAATCATCAGGATCGTTACCAGTTTTGTTGGGATTCGTAATAAACATGCCGTTCTTGTAAGGAAGACCGACTGTCTCATCCACTTTGTCGCCGACGGCAAACACCACTGAATCACAGGGAAACTCATAGTACTGTTTTAACCCGACTGCCATGGTATCTTCACCTTTTGGATCCAGCCGGTTATCCTCCATTTCGAGCGCACGAACACGATTGTGTTCGTCTACCAAAATACGCTTGGGAGAGGCGAGGAAGCGGAAGTCCATTCTTGTTTGTGAGACTTGAGGCTCACACTTGGTGAACTCGTCTGTAAAGCCTTTCAAGACGTCGTCGGGATTCTGTCCCACCTTGGCCATACGATCTTTGATGCGTTCGAACTCGTTGCGAATCCCTTCAAGATCCATATTGGCGCAGATGCTGCGGATCTCCTTCGGATTGTATTTTCGTTCCACTGGACCTCGTCGGACAATGGCCGTGACACGCTCTACCTTCTTATAGCGGATCAACCAGTGAGCAATGTCCACCATCACATCTCCAGCTCCAATCACCGAGACGTGTTTACCCATTTCAAATGGGTGGTCGCCAAACCCCGGTAGGCGATTGTAGTGGTACACCACATCTTTCGCATGGAACACACCCTGGGCTGAATCCCCCTCAACACCGATAGCCTTGGTCCCTTGCGCACCGATGGTAAACACAACTGCGCTCGCTCCCAGTCCACGCACATCCTCGACCGTGAGGTCTTTCCCGTTACCGATGGAGACATTGCCAAAATAGTGCACATTCTTTTGCTGAAGGAGTTCCCAGTACTGTTTCTTGAGACCGCCACGAAGCTTTAGTTTGGAAGGAAATATGCCGTACTCTGCCAACCCCCCAAACCTAATGTCTCGATTGAGAATGATGATTTCATGGCCGGCTTTTGATAGCGAACTTGCGACGGCCATACCAGCAGGCCCTGCTCCTGCAACAATAATCACATGCGATCGTGATCCACTCATACTGTTATCCTTCTATCCTTCCCCTGTATATGATCGAAAAGCCTGGAATATCAACGACTCGCGGAATGTAACATAGCCGTTCCCGCACTGTCAAAATGTAGCGCCAGCATGTGCGTCCACTTGCACGACTCTGTATGGTCATTTAGAATACCAGCCATTTACTTCCTGAACATAATCTTGTCGAGCCAGCATCAGATAGCAGACTTATAATGGTTATGCCTTTTAGTGAATCACGTCCTCCATTGCCGGGGGGCGTACAGACTCCCCCCATCCGCTATTATCACGTCTCAACGGTCAACGGATCGTTCGCCTTGCAAGCCCTGAAAACCGACGAAGCCTATCTGGTTCCGAACTTTGAGCTTGCTGAAGAACTAGTCGCCCGTGGTGTCGACAGTGCACGCATCGCCATCAGCCATGGTTCCAGTCCGAATGGCTCATCTCATGGATACTCCCAAATTGCGCTCGGAAGACCGCTTGTTCCCGCATCACCATTCACATTCGACCAATCGATAGTGATCGTCCTTCCCACCTACAACGAACGTTCTAATCTTGCAGCACTTGTCGCCACGATCGGCAAATATCTGACCGCTGATATCTTGATCGTTGATGACAATTCGCCTGATGGAACCGGCCAAGTAGCTGATCAATTACGCGGAGAACACCGCCATATCCATGTCTTGCATCGGCCCAAAAAACAAGGGCTTGGGCCGGCTTACCTGGCTGGGTTTGAGTGGGCGATCCACCGAAACTATGACCGTATTATCGAGATGGATTGTGATTTCAGCCACGCGCCTTGGGACGTACCCCGCCTGGTCCACGGCAGCCGGACCGCCGAGCTGGTTATTGGCAGTCGTTATGTGTCCGGTGGTGGCACCGAGAATTGGGACGCTCGACGACGCCTGGTGTCTCGCTGCGGCAACACCTATGTGAGGCTCTTTTTAGGCCCAATGATCCATGATTGGACGGGCGGCTTCCGATGTTATCATCGTAGCCTGTTACTGAAGATGCATCTTGAAACGGTACGCGCCAAAGGATACGTATTCCAGGTCGAGTTAGCCTGGCGAGCCGTTCAACTCGGCGCAGACATTCGTGAACTACCCATTCGCTTCAGTGATCGCGTCCAAGGCCAAAGCAAGCTCGGCTGGCATTCCCTCATCGAAGGACTCGTGCAAGTACCCAAAATGTGTTTTCAGAGGTACTAAATCGTTAGGGCCGTCCACAACTCATTTCGTGCTGCGGGCAACGCGTCGTGAGGGAATCGATGACTCGAATGACTCGAGTTTCGACAGATCAATAATCAACTCATCCTTGGCATTTGCCATGATGACATCGAGCATGCTGCTTTTCGTAGGAACGACCGCCTCCGTGGGTTGAAATCGCAAATCAAAACCCTTCGCGGCTGTTGGCCGCATGGGATAGCGCCGATCGTAAATCATCCCATACGCTGGAATACCGTAAATGATCCTCCAGTTACCCAGGAGCATATGCAGTTCCGTCCCCTGAATATATAGTCCCCCCGTTGTGATAATGCGTCTAGCAAATGTCTGTGGTTCGCTCAGATAGAATGTGATTCGTTCGTTGTATGTCGCCTCCGCGAGCGCTTCCGCGATGCGTGTTGATAGCAACGTCAATTCTTCGTCTGTGAAGGCTGGAACTAGTGGCGACTCCCCTCTCATCCATCGTTTCAGTGCGATCCAGTGCTCTTGAACCATCACTCCCGCCAAGATTTTCCGTAATTTGTCAGCTTCGATCATAAACGGGTGCGCGTGATGGCTTGGTGGCCATTCAGCGAGCACTTCCGGATCCTTTTCCAATCGTACGAAATTGACCGGATCTTCGTAGATCACCCTCGAGGGCACATGGGGAGCGGCACAGCCAGCCAACAGAAGCAAAGAGGCAAGAAGTCCCGCTGAGATCAGCCGCACACCTTTCACACGCATGATCAGCAAAACCTAGCATTCACTGATTGTGACCGTCATCTCCGCGCGCTCCAATGGATTATCTCGCCCATCTCGTTTCATGCCGACGATCTTGTCGGCCACGTCCATACCGCTTTCAACCTCTCCAAAAGCCGTATATTGCCAATCGAGGAAATTGGCATCCGAGACACAGATAAAGAACTGCGACCCGGCGCTATCCGGGTCGTTGGCTCTGGCCATCGATACGATGCCGCGCTTGTGCGGTGTGCTATTAAATTCGGCCTTTACCTTATACCCAGGTCCACCCATCCCGTGCGACGAGCGATCGGACGTCTTGCTGTTGGGATCGCCTCCCTGAATCATAAATCCAGGGATGACACGGTGAAACGTCGTTCCATTATAAAATCCTTCTTGAGAAAGCTTGATGAAGTTATTGACGTGACCTGGTGCCACATCAGGAAAGAATTTAAGGACGATCTCTCCGATTGGTTGTCCCTTTGTCGTGATTGCAATTGTAGCCCGTGTGTTGTTGGCAACATCACTCATGCGTTTGGTCCTTTCTATGATTATCGAAAGAGAAATGGAGGCGGCGCCATCCCGGCTTCCAGTCCTTGATTCACAGCGATCCACGAAAGACCGTCATCACTGCGAAATACTCCTGAACTCGTTCCTGCATAAAGCCCTCTCTCTCCCCATCCAATCAGCACCTGAATCGAAAGGTTGGTGAGACCTTTGTTGAGGGGGATCCATTGTTTACCTTTATCCACCGTCTTGAAAATCCCGTGTCCTGTGGCAACAACCAGTCCATGGTCGCTCAACACGATACCCCGGATGGAATCGTTCGGAAGGGCACGACTGATTGAACGCCATGTCAGCCCTCCATCCATACTACGAAACACCCCACCATCGAACGTTCCTGCCAAAATACTCTGGTCCTGATCAATGACCAGCACACGGATGAAGTTCTCGATCATGCCTTCATGATCCTTTAAACCCTGCCGAACACGAACCCATCCGGATGAACGGGGGATCAGCCGAAAAATCCCTTTGCCCGAGGTCCCAGCGAACAATGTCCCATCCGTTGAACGTGCCAGTGAATGGACAAGAATATCATCAAGGCCAGTCGTCATCGGCACCCAGCGATCATCGGCATCTCGAAGACGATACACCCCATCGCCGGTACCGGCATAGAGTTCGTGACCGACCACCATGAGCGCTTTGACCTCCAGCCGTTTGAGACCTTCATTGACAGAGTGCCAGGTGTTTCCTTCATCGCGAGATCGGAACACTCCGCCACGAAATGTTCCGGCATATACGATTCCATTCTTCGTGATTGCCAGACTCAGGATAAAGGGATCGGTGACCCCAGCTCCCACTCGGTTCCAAGTTGCACCGCGATCCATGGTCTGAAAAACTCCATGCCCAAATGATCCTGCGTAGATGACACCGTTTTCACTGATCGCAAGTGCCTGTACACTTGTAGCCGACTGTTCGAGAGGTCCCGATGTCGGTGGAGAATCGGAAATCACCTGAGCTCGGGATGCTACCATTGCAGTGGTCGACAAAGACTCTTCTCCATCGGCCAGTCCGAGAAAACCTCCACCCGACAATAACAGCAGCATCAGCCCGGCAGCTCGCGTAGATTTAATTATGATGGTATGGAACCTCATCGCATTCTGGTTCCTGCCGTCTTGAAGGGCAAATCAGGGTCCGTCGGCAAATCCATTCCAGCTCGGTCTTGATTTTTCCCAAACACGCGAGCGCCGAGGATCCCGAACTCATACAGCACCATCAAGGGAACTGCCATCAGGAGCATGGTGAAGAGCGTTGCATCAGGCGTTACAATAGCGGACACGATGAGACATAATAGGATGGCATGTTTTCGATACCGTGCGAACGTCTGAGCAGAAGCCGCCCCGATCATCGCCGCCAGCGTCATCACTAAGGGCAGCTCGAACGCACAGCCGAAGATGAGCAGAAACTTCACATTGAAATCAATATACGTCCCCACGCCCAGCTGCGGAGTGATATCGCGATCGAGTCCGAAACTCACAAACCAGTCAATCACCAACGGCAGAATCACCACATTGCAGAACACCATCCCTAGTCCAAACAACCCCCCGGCCAATAGGAACAAGGGAATCGCCCAGCGCTGTTCTTTCGGCAGCAATGCGGGCTCGATGAACTTCCAACACTGATAGAAAATGACCGGCAAACTCAGAATAAAGGCTGCCAACAACGAAACCTTGATCGAGGCAAACAGTGCTTCCGTCGGTCCATAGAAGGCCAATTGGTTCTCAAACGGACGATTCAGCCATGCAACCATTTCAGCAGAAAATGAGAAGGTGAGAATGAGCAAACTTAGTATGGTCGCCCCAATAACAAGCAATCGGCGCTTGACACCTTGAATGTGAGCGGCAAGCGGATGAATGATCTGCTCCATAGCGGTGACGCTCGCTGTCGATCCAATTCCGGCCTAATGATATTCTATCGTGCAGGTTCCAGTCGTTGGTCGCGACGCAGGCGAATGAACTCCGCAAGCTTATCTTTCGTGACCAGTTTTTCCTTTTGGATCCGTTTTTTCTCGATCTCTTCCTTCGGCGTCAGAACATGGCGCTTCTGGAGCTCGTTCAGCTCAAGGTCCAGACGATGGTGAGATTCTTCCAGTTCGCGGAATTCAGTGTTGGTGCGGCGAAGCTGTTCGACAATTGCATCTTCCGTCAACATACGACACCTCCTGGTTAGGGTGAGTCTGTCGAGGTTGATTCACCTCCTGCGCAACACATTGGTGCATTCTGCCGACCGCTCGGCATCACAAGCGGATTCAGTTCCATCAGTACGGCATCTTCAATTGGATTGGTGTAATACTGAGGCCGCTGACCGACCTGCACAAACCCCATCGTCGTGTAGAGTGAACGTGCAGGCTCGTTCGAGGCTCTGACTTCAAGCACTGCCCGAGTGGCTGCCTGATCGAGCGCGAAGCGGAACGCTTCCTGTACAAGGGCCTTACCGATCCCTTGTCTGCGCAACGACTCTCGCACCGCTAGATTCATTAGGCGCAGCTCTTCAAACACGATCCAGAAACAATGATACCCGGCAATCGCGGACGCTGCCTCTGGCGTCGACCGTCCGTGATGCATCGCAACGAGAAAATGTGCAAACTGGTTGCCCATCAACTCC is a genomic window of Candidatus Nitrospira kreftii containing:
- a CDS encoding NAD kinase, whose product is MRSKSIGILTKPKFPEVKSTLLGVVAWLRAHSIEVLLDTTSAALLDEAGGMPKLQLAEKADVLLVLGGDGTILGAARLAAERGIPILGVNMGGLGFLTEVRLDNLYPSLERVFANDFVLDERLMLATHIYRHEETVARGIVLNDVVISKGTLARMIDLQVAIGGQFVTNLRGDGLIIGTPTGSTAYSLSAGGPIMNPGVQALMLSPICPHTLTHRPLIVPGNVVIEVTLTSHDEGSMATLDGQVGVPIGQGDKTVIQASDCRTRLIRFPESHYYEVLRGKLKWGHG
- a CDS encoding hypothetical protein (conserved protein of unknown function), with amino-acid sequence MSGSRSHVIIVAGAGPAGMAVASSLSKAGHEIIILNRDIRFGGLAEYGIFPSKLKLRGGLKKQYWELLQQKNVHYFGNVSIGNGKDLTVEDVRGLGASAVVFTIGAQGTKAIGVEGDSAQGVFHAKDVVYHYNRLPGFGDHPFEMGKHVSVIGAGDVMVDIAHWLIRYKKVERVTAIVRRGPVERKYNPKEIRSICANMDLEGIRNEFERIKDRMAKVGQNPDDVLKGFTDEFTKCEPQVSQTRMDFRFLASPKRILVDEHNRVRALEMEDNRLDPKGEDTMAVGLKQYYEFPCDSVVFAVGDKVDETVGLPYKNGMFITNPNKTGNDPDDSLFQAYDETVGTIMDGVFLAGWARKASEGLVGVAKRDGDWCAEVVERYLATKNSSGDASTVLDQLHSLLRKRQSRPVDVSGLRALEVAERSFTEKTDCIGEFKFTANQDMLARIEQGRVS
- a CDS encoding Undecaprenyl-phosphate mannosyltransferase (Modular protein) — protein: MVMPFSESRPPLPGGVQTPPIRYYHVSTVNGSFALQALKTDEAYLVPNFELAEELVARGVDSARIAISHGSSPNGSSHGYSQIALGRPLVPASPFTFDQSIVIVLPTYNERSNLAALVATIGKYLTADILIVDDNSPDGTGQVADQLRGEHRHIHVLHRPKKQGLGPAYLAGFEWAIHRNYDRIIEMDCDFSHAPWDVPRLVHGSRTAELVIGSRYVSGGGTENWDARRRLVSRCGNTYVRLFLGPMIHDWTGGFRCYHRSLLLKMHLETVRAKGYVFQVELAWRAVQLGADIRELPIRFSDRVQGQSKLGWHSLIEGLVQVPKMCFQRY
- a CDS encoding hypothetical protein (conserved exported protein of unknown function), whose protein sequence is MRVKGVRLISAGLLASLLLLAGCAAPHVPSRVIYEDPVNFVRLEKDPEVLAEWPPSHHAHPFMIEADKLRKILAGVMVQEHWIALKRWMRGESPLVPAFTDEELTLLSTRIAEALAEATYNERITFYLSEPQTFARRIITTGGLYIQGTELHMLLGNWRIIYGIPAYGMIYDRRYPMRPTAAKGFDLRFQPTEAVVPTKSSMLDVIMANAKDELIIDLSKLESFESSIPSRRVARSTK
- a CDS encoding Peptidyl-prolyl cis-trans isomerase, whose protein sequence is MSDVANNTRATIAITTKGQPIGEIVLKFFPDVAPGHVNNFIKLSQEGFYNGTTFHRVIPGFMIQGGDPNSKTSDRSSHGMGGPGYKVKAEFNSTPHKRGIVSMARANDPDSAGSQFFICVSDANFLDWQYTAFGEVESGMDVADKIVGMKRDGRDNPLERAEMTVTISEC
- a CDS encoding hypothetical protein (conserved protein of unknown function), with protein sequence MRFHTIIIKSTRAAGLMLLLLSGGGFLGLADGEESLSTTAMVASRAQVISDSPPTSGPLEQSATSVQALAISENGVIYAGSFGHGVFQTMDRGATWNRVGAGVTDPFILSLAITKNGIVYAGTFRGGVFRSRDEGNTWHSVNEGLKRLEVKALMVVGHELYAGTGDGVYRLRDADDRWVPMTTGLDDILVHSLARSTDGTLFAGTSGKGIFRLIPRSSGWVRVRQGLKDHEGMIENFIRVLVIDQDQSILAGTFDGGVFRSMDGGLTWRSISRALPNDSIRGIVLSDHGLVVATGHGIFKTVDKGKQWIPLNKGLTNLSIQVLIGWGERGLYAGTSSGVFRSDDGLSWIAVNQGLEAGMAPPPFLFR
- a CDS encoding Sec-independent protein translocase protein TatC; this translates as MEQIIHPLAAHIQGVKRRLLVIGATILSLLILTFSFSAEMVAWLNRPFENQLAFYGPTEALFASIKVSLLAAFILSLPVIFYQCWKFIEPALLPKEQRWAIPLFLLAGGLFGLGMVFCNVVILPLVIDWFVSFGLDRDITPQLGVGTYIDFNVKFLLIFGCAFELPLVMTLAAMIGAASAQTFARYRKHAILLCLIVSAIVTPDATLFTMLLMAVPLMVLYEFGILGARVFGKNQDRAGMDLPTDPDLPFKTAGTRMR
- a CDS encoding hypothetical protein (conserved protein of unknown function) — its product is MLTEDAIVEQLRRTNTEFRELEESHHRLDLELNELQKRHVLTPKEEIEKKRIQKEKLVTKDKLAEFIRLRRDQRLEPAR
- a CDS encoding hypothetical protein (conserved protein of unknown function), giving the protein MSNEKPRSEFQILPAAPGMLSDILLLEEACFSSPWTRKMLEAELMGNQFAHFLVAMHHGRSTPEAASAIAGYHCFWIVFEELRLMNLAVRESLRRQGIGKALVQEAFRFALDQAATRAVLEVRASNEPARSLYTTMGFVQVGQRPQYYTNPIEDAVLMELNPLVMPSGRQNAPMCCAGGESTSTDSP